One window from the genome of Deinococcus sp. NW-56 encodes:
- a CDS encoding serine hydrolase has product MFRRDPLQTARRELEAVLERDLRPALPLLRAALRRGGVVGAARGGQSAVVGVGGVPRDGAFELASVTKPFTAALAGALVREGRLSWDAPLSRLGGPFRPFPDFVTARALATHTAGLPAHPARVAVTTFTRFQDPYGGMDAAAALASARRWASRRGAGRFMYSNLGAGVLALALAHAAGEPISAAGYGQALARFVTGPLGLPGVGLTPPARGLVAPTATLLGEGVTGFGPLAGAGGLFGTAGDLLTFGTAHLEGRLGGDWREVLRPPALPPHLDGVAPGWFRRGGVWWHDGVARGTRTALALVPASGTVVTLLVRGGVPLVGLRGVVGAAALALSGPSAIRSPR; this is encoded by the coding sequence ATGTTTCGCCGTGACCCCCTCCAGACGGCCCGGCGCGAGCTGGAGGCGGTGCTGGAGCGCGACCTGCGCCCGGCGCTGCCGCTGCTGCGGGCCGCCCTGCGCCGGGGCGGGGTGGTGGGCGCGGCGCGGGGCGGTCAGTCGGCGGTCGTCGGGGTGGGCGGCGTTCCCAGGGACGGCGCCTTCGAGCTGGCGAGCGTGACCAAGCCCTTCACGGCGGCGCTGGCGGGGGCGCTGGTGCGGGAGGGACGGCTGAGCTGGGACGCGCCCCTCTCGCGGCTGGGCGGTCCTTTTCGCCCCTTCCCCGACTTCGTGACCGCCCGTGCCCTCGCCACCCACACGGCGGGCCTGCCCGCTCACCCCGCGCGGGTGGCCGTGACCACCTTCACCCGCTTTCAGGACCCCTACGGCGGCATGGACGCGGCGGCCGCCCTGGCAAGTGCCCGGCGCTGGGCGAGTCGGCGGGGGGCGGGGCGGTTTATGTATTCCAACCTCGGGGCGGGGGTGCTGGCGCTGGCCCTGGCGCACGCGGCAGGCGAGCCCATCAGCGCGGCAGGCTACGGGCAGGCGCTGGCCCGGTTCGTGACGGGGCCGCTGGGGCTGCCGGGCGTGGGCCTCACCCCCCCGGCACGCGGGCTGGTCGCTCCCACCGCCACGCTGCTGGGCGAAGGGGTCACGGGGTTCGGGCCGCTGGCGGGCGCGGGCGGGCTGTTCGGAACGGCGGGGGACCTGCTGACCTTCGGGACGGCGCATCTGGAGGGCAGGCTGGGCGGGGACTGGCGAGAAGTTCTGCGGCCCCCTGCCCTCCCCCCCCATCTGGACGGCGTGGCCCCCGGCTGGTTCCGGCGCGGGGGCGTGTGGTGGCACGACGGGGTGGCGCGGGGCACCCGCACGGCGCTCGCCCTCGTGCCCGCGTCCGGCACGGTGGTCACGTTGCTGGTCCGGGGCGGGGTGCCGCTGGTGGGGCTGCGGGGGGTGGTGGGGGCGGCGGCGCTGGCGCTGTCGGGGCCTTCAGCGATCAGGTCTCCTCGCTGA
- a CDS encoding SpoIID/LytB domain-containing protein: MRVLTFLMALAAPGAAGALDVRVLVASGPQLTVRLPPPPGPGLTAPLAAPPAPAAPSVPWTVGNRGGKLTLGGQDAGSDVLYVPPSPGSLVEIAGQTYRGGVLLRAVSGGVQGINVVNVEDYLRGVVPAEMPASWPAAALAAQAVIARTYVSARINPALPYDTCATESCQVYRGVPAEKPGTDTAIQTTAGQVLAYGDKPAQTYFSSDSGGHTASSEEVWGRGIPYLVAQPDPHSAGSPRAKWRVEASAAKVQAAAERFRVRVGTVRSVGVTLTSASGRVLEVTLTGSSGTGRLSGLQAGDFVRALGAHSTRVRLGGSVGPGQPLVLEGAGSGHGVGLSQYGALGMARGGADHRRILSFYYPGTTLELLADAPGERGRPVIAAAEVGHAE; the protein is encoded by the coding sequence ATGCGCGTGCTGACCTTTCTCATGGCGCTGGCGGCTCCCGGCGCGGCCGGGGCGCTGGACGTGCGGGTGCTGGTGGCGAGCGGCCCGCAGCTCACCGTGCGGCTGCCGCCCCCGCCGGGACCGGGGCTGACGGCGCCCCTGGCGGCCCCCCCCGCCCCCGCCGCGCCCTCGGTTCCCTGGACGGTCGGCAACCGGGGCGGCAAGCTCACGCTCGGCGGGCAGGACGCGGGCAGTGACGTGCTGTACGTGCCGCCGTCGCCGGGCAGCCTGGTGGAGATCGCGGGCCAGACCTACCGGGGCGGCGTGCTGCTGCGGGCAGTCAGTGGCGGCGTGCAGGGCATCAACGTGGTGAACGTGGAGGACTACCTGCGCGGGGTGGTCCCCGCCGAGATGCCCGCGAGCTGGCCCGCCGCCGCGCTCGCGGCCCAGGCGGTGATCGCCCGCACCTACGTCTCGGCCCGCATCAACCCGGCGCTGCCCTACGACACCTGCGCGACCGAAAGCTGCCAGGTCTACCGGGGCGTTCCGGCCGAGAAGCCCGGCACCGACACGGCGATTCAGACCACCGCCGGGCAGGTGCTCGCCTATGGGGACAAGCCCGCGCAGACGTACTTCTCCAGCGATTCGGGCGGGCACACGGCGTCCAGTGAGGAGGTGTGGGGACGCGGGATTCCCTACCTCGTCGCGCAGCCGGACCCGCACTCGGCAGGCAGTCCCCGCGCCAAATGGCGGGTGGAGGCCAGCGCCGCGAAGGTGCAGGCCGCCGCCGAACGCTTCCGGGTGCGGGTGGGCACCGTGCGCTCGGTGGGGGTGACCCTGACCTCCGCGTCGGGCCGGGTGCTGGAGGTCACACTGACGGGGAGTTCGGGCACCGGACGGCTGAGCGGCCTGCAAGCGGGCGACTTCGTGCGGGCGCTGGGAGCGCACAGCACCCGCGTGCGCCTCGGCGGGAGCGTGGGGCCGGGGCAACCGCTGGTGCTGGAGGGGGCCGGATCGGGGCATGGGGTAGGGCTCTCGCAGTACGGGGCGCTGGGGATGGCGCGTGGGGGCGCCGACCACCGCCGCATCCTGAGCTTCTACTACCCCGGCACCACGCTGGAACTGCTGGCCGACGCGCCCGGCGAGCGGGGCCGCCCGGTGATCGCGGCGGCGGAGGTGGGTCATGCCGAGTAG
- a CDS encoding FAD-dependent oxidoreductase: protein MTGGPGQAGRVWAHVGQPFAEREYDVAVLGAGRMGTACALYLRRLAPHLRLLLVERGGLPNEEGATILAPGVWTAFDVPPGREAEAQWTHANLFGDPTAKPRPLLRLHTEEGPGRVPTRPMLARFPEAAPLVDPDALPWAEVDEDAATYRPGAVALACGQAAVREGADLLLNTHAHLTPGGVRLDRLTVTNTHEVVTHETHDLRAGVVIVAMGADGPAAAEQDLGIHTAHGRAYRQFPRLNTPSDDWTPALRAGGLTLRPQHGGFTVVPPLHHRDPSGYVPQGGRLTGVPVGVRRETLEDLTRLMDALPPLATGALEIGRSLADVPGAWVALPDGRVDAPPRHEALGDGVHLLLGGPLADTLGLAVAYELAARVAGVRERPWTS from the coding sequence ATGACAGGCGGGCCAGGGCAGGCGGGACGGGTGTGGGCGCACGTGGGACAGCCCTTCGCGGAGCGCGAGTACGACGTGGCCGTGCTGGGGGCCGGGCGGATGGGCACCGCCTGTGCCCTGTACCTGCGGCGGCTGGCCCCTCATCTGCGCCTGCTGCTCGTCGAGCGCGGCGGCCTCCCCAACGAGGAGGGGGCGACCATCCTCGCGCCGGGGGTGTGGACCGCCTTTGACGTACCGCCCGGCCGGGAGGCGGAAGCCCAGTGGACCCACGCCAATCTGTTCGGGGACCCCACCGCCAAACCTCGTCCCCTCCTGCGCCTGCACACGGAGGAAGGCCCCGGCCGCGTGCCCACCCGGCCGATGCTCGCCCGCTTCCCGGAGGCCGCGCCCCTCGTCGACCCCGACGCGCTCCCCTGGGCCGAGGTCGACGAGGACGCCGCGACCTACCGCCCCGGCGCGGTGGCGCTGGCCTGCGGGCAGGCGGCGGTGCGCGAGGGGGCCGACCTGCTGCTGAACACGCACGCGCACCTGACGCCCGGCGGCGTGCGCCTCGACCGCCTGACCGTCACGAACACCCACGAGGTCGTCACCCACGAGACGCATGACCTCCGCGCCGGGGTCGTGATCGTGGCGATGGGCGCCGACGGTCCCGCCGCCGCCGAGCAGGACCTGGGAATTCACACGGCGCACGGGCGGGCCTACCGCCAGTTTCCGCGCCTGAACACCCCCAGCGACGACTGGACCCCGGCACTTCGGGCGGGCGGCCTGACCCTGCGCCCGCAGCATGGAGGCTTCACGGTGGTGCCGCCCCTGCACCACCGCGATCCCTCCGGCTACGTGCCTCAAGGCGGGCGGCTGACCGGGGTGCCGGTGGGCGTGCGCCGCGAGACCCTGGAAGACCTCACCCGCCTGATGGACGCCCTGCCCCCGCTGGCGACCGGGGCGCTGGAGATCGGCCGCAGCCTCGCGGACGTGCCCGGCGCGTGGGTGGCCCTGCCGGACGGCCGGGTGGACGCCCCACCCCGCCACGAGGCGCTGGGGGACGGCGTGCACCTCCTGCTCGGCGGTCCCCTCGCGGACACGCTGGGGCTGGCGGTGGCCTACGAGCTCGCCGCGCGGGTGGCGGGGGTGAGGGAGCGGCCGTGGACATCCTGA